In Populus trichocarpa isolate Nisqually-1 chromosome 12, P.trichocarpa_v4.1, whole genome shotgun sequence, a genomic segment contains:
- the LOC7493520 gene encoding transcription factor BEE 3 isoform X1: MADFTADLQSFRPPFPFLDIDPSMVALSQFTEVSQAILDNPSVNNIHSFMPFTSDNFFSHQAPEFPGNLAEGFAGIFHQNDQNVMPVSQPFTTPGNESEFQESKKRKAMDVSESSSMNSSPQVSESGSKRRNVNSSRRGKGVKSNEDGKPKDVVHVRARRGQATDSHSLAERVRRGKINERLRCLQDIVPGCYKTMGMAVMLDEIINYVQSLQNQVEFLSMKLTAASTFYDFNAETDAIETMQRAKAQEAKELQRAMREGSGGFAHIHSTWSL; this comes from the exons ATGGCTGATTTCACAGCAGATTTGCAAAGCTTTAGGCCACCATTTCCTTTCTTAGATATTGATCCAAGCATGGTGGCGTTAAGCCAATTCACAGAAGTAAGTCAAGCCATCCTAGATAATCCAAGCGTGAATAATATTCATAGCTTCATGCCTTTCACTAGTGACAACTTCTTCAGCCATCAAGCACCAGAATTCCCTGGAAACTTAGCGGAAGGTTTTGCTGGTATTTTCCATCAAAACGACCAGAACGTTATGCCAGTTTCTCAGCCCTTTACCACACCTGGAAATGAAAGCGAATTCCAAGAAAGCAAGAAGAGAAAGGCAATGGATGTGTCTGAAAGCAGTTCTATGAACTCATCTCCTCAAGTTTCTGAGAGTGGGAGTAAGAGGAGAAATGTAAAT AGCTCAAGAAGGGGAAAGGGAGTGAAAAGCAATGAGGATGGGAAACCAAAAGACGTTGTTCATGTTAGAGCTAGGAGAGGTCAAGCCACTGATAGCCACAGTTTAGCAGAAAGG GTTAGAAGAGGAAAAATCAATGAAAGATTAAGATGCTTGCAAGATATAGTGCCTGGCTGCTACAAG ACCATGGGCATGGCAGTAATGTTGGATGAGATAATTAATTATGTCCAGTCCTTGCAAAATCAAGTTGAG TTTCTATCCATGAAGCTCACTGCAGCAAGCACATTCTACGACTTCAACGCGGAAACAGATGCTATTGAAACAATGCAG AGGGCAAAAGCACAGGAGGCAAAAGAGCTGCAAAGAGCTATGAGAGAAGGATCCGGAGGGTTTGCTCACATCCACTCAACATGGTCCCTCTGA
- the LOC7487070 gene encoding VQ motif-containing protein 20 gives MSPTNHQAKTSNMYPPPPLKVNKDSHMIKKSSPPSSSSSSSSSSASSSLGIVGPVKPPQRHPVIIYTHSPKIIHTNPKDFMSLVQKLTGLSRSEEDPAPQVKRENGGRREENKRKVKINDGNEGGLGDGQVQYSCFMQPLFQPPNLNYIPVFAPNSAGFLCANQPFYNYTDPLYFPSPNRRNSIATKSTLEVKNEFCGY, from the coding sequence atgagcCCAACGAATCATCAAGCGAAGACCAGCAATATGTACCCTCCACCACCCTTGAAAGTCAACAAGGACTCTCACATGATCAAGAAATCTTCGCCGCCGTCGTCTTCGTCGTCGTCATCTTCATCCTCAGCATCTTCTTCGCTCGGCATTGTAGGTCCTGTCAAACCCCCACAACGCCATCCAGTGATCATTTATACTCACTCGCCCAAAATCATCCACACAAATCCTAAAGATTTTATGTCACTGGTGCAGAAACTAACGGGTTTGTCGCGATCCGAGGAGGATCCCGCCCCTCAAGTAAAGCGAGAAAATGGTGGTCGTAGGGAGGAAAATAAGAGGAAGGTGAAGATCAATGATGGTAATGAAGGAGGCTTAGGGGATGGACAAGTTCAATATTCTTGTTTTATGCAACCTCTTTTCCAGCCACCAAATCTTAATTACATTCCAGTTTTTGCACCCAATTCAGCTGGATTTCTATGCGCAAACCAGCCATTTTATAACTACACCGATCCTTTGTATTTCCCTTCTCCAAATAGGAGGAATTCCATCGCCACAAAGTCCACCTTGGAGGTGAAGAATGAGTTCTGCgggtattaa
- the LOC7487069 gene encoding uncharacterized protein LOC7487069, with amino-acid sequence MATPTVSKTRSMLEGLVREGSFKWLLGKRSSFNEELEEMERSPSAGRNWIAELSPLANLVVRRCSKILGVSASELQESYNAEASDSLKHHSCYARNFLEYCCFRALALSTQVTGHLADKKFRRLTYDMMLAWETPAVASQPLLNVDEDFTVGLEAFSRIAPAVPIIANVIISENLFEVLTVGTDGRLQFSIYEKYLSGLERAIKKMKTQSDSSLLSTVRLSRREKILEVDGTVTTQPVLEHVGISTWPGRVTLTDHALYYEALRVVSYDKPKTYDLADDLKQIVNPELTGPWGTRLFDKAVLYKSISLSEPAVIEFPELKGHTRRDYWLAVIREILFVHRFIKKFKISGVERDEALSLAVLGILRLQAIQEIISVNSVHCETLLMFNLCDQLPGGDLILETLANISSLRKLDRTNSDKTGGGMHSISARAMVSNLGFMLGTSSTDLNEAGLVVGETSVGEMSSLEKVVKESQNSFKKAVLAQETVDGVKVDGIDTNLAVMKELLLPVMEVGTWLISLIHWDDPMKSLVFCLVLTYVIWRGWLGYAFGLMIIFLAIFMVLTRFCNQGRPVEEIKVTAPPPMNTVEQLLAVQDAISQAEQYIQDGNIVLLKFRGLLLSIFPQASEKFAFTLLGVALILAFMPSKYIILLTFLETFTRYSPPRTASTERWTRRLREWWFSIPAAPVVLEREKEDKKKK; translated from the exons ATGGCTACACCTACTGTAAGCAAAACGAGAAGTATGCTTGAGGGTTTAGTAAGAGAAGGATCATTTAAATGGCTACTTGGCAAGAGAAGTTCTTTTAATGAAGAACTCGAAGAGATGGAAAGATCTCCATCAGCTGGCAGGAATTGGATAGCTGAGCTCTCCCCACTTGCTAATCTGGTTGTTCGTAGATGCTCAAA AATCCTTGGCGTTTCTGCAAGTGAACTTCAAGAAAGCTACAATGCAGAGGCTTCTGATTCATTAAAACATCATTCCTGTTATGCGAGGAACTTCTTGGAATACTGTTGCTTCAGAGCACTGGCTTTATCTACTCAAGTAACCGGTCATCTAGCTGATAAAAAGTTCCGGCGGTTAACATATGACATGATGCTAGCTTGGGAGACTCCAGCAGTTGCTAGCCAACCATTGCTCAAT GTAGATGAGGACTTCACAGTTGGTCTAGAGGCCTTCTCTCGAATAGCTCCAGCAGTTCCAATCATTGCCAATGTGATTATCAGTGAAAATCTTTTTGAAGTGCTTACTGTGGGAACTGATGGTCGGCTTCAATTCTCCATCTATGAAAAGTACCTTAGTGGACTAGAAAG ggcaataaaaaagatgaagaccCAATCAGATTCATCACTCCTTTCTACAGTGCGATTGTCAAGAAGGGAGAAGATTCTGGAAGTAGATGGAACAGTGACGACCCAACCAGTTCTTGAACATGTTGGAATATCGACATGGCCAG GTCGGGTAACTCTCACAGATCATGCACTGTACTATGAAGCTCTCCGTGTTGTATCCTATGACAAGCCGAAAACATATGATTTGGCAGATGACCTAAAACAGATTGTTAATCCTGAGTTGACTGGACCATGGGGTACTCGGCTTTTTGACAAGGCAGTCTTGTATAAATCTATTTCCTT ATCAGAGCCAGCCGTGATAGAGTTTCCAGAGCTTAAAGGCCATACTCGTCGTGATTACTGGTTGGCAGTTATCCGggaaattttatttgttcacAGATTTATAAAAAAGTTCAAGATCTCTGGAGTTGAAAGGGATGAAGCACTTTCATTAGCTGTACTTGGAATTCTGCGACTTCAAGcaattcaagaaattatttcTGTAAATTCTGTTCACTGTGAAACGCTTCTCATGTTTAATCTTTGTGATCAACTTCCTGGTGGCGATTTGATACTGGAAACCCTGGCAAACATATCATCCTTAAGAAAATTAGATCGAACTAACAGTGACAAGACTGGAGGTGGGATGCATTCAATCTCTGCAAGGGCCATGGTTTCCAATTTAGGGTTCATGCTAGGAACAAGTTCAACTGATCTGAATGAGGCTGGGCTTGTTGTTGGTGAGACATCTGTGGGAGAGATGAGTTCATTGGAGAAGGTGGTTAAGGAATCGCAAAACAGCTTCAAAAAAGCAGTGCTGGCACAAGAAACAGTTGATGGAGTAAAAGTAGATGGCATTGACACCAATTTGGCAGTGATGAAG GAGTTACTTCTCCCTGTTATGGAAGTTGGGACATGGCTTATTTCCTTGATACACTGGGATGACCCCATGAAGTCTTTGGTGTTCTGTTTGGTTCTTACTTATGTCATTTGGAG GGGATGGCTGGGCTATGCGTTTGGATTAATGATCATCTTTCTTGCTATCTTTATGGTGCTCACACGATTTTGTAACCAAGGAAGGCCTGTTGAAGAGATCAAGGTAACAGCACCTCCACCAATGAACACAGTGGAGCAGCTTTTAGCTGTCCAGGATGCTATTTCTCAAGCTGAACAGTACATCCAAGATGGAAACATTGTCCTCCTCAAGTTTCGTGGCCTGCTGTTGTCCATTTTCCCACAG GCAAGCGAGAAGTTTGCGTTCACTCTCCTGGGCGTTGCTTTGATCCTGGCTTTCATGCCTAGCAAGTACATTATTCTGTTGACCTTCTTAGAGACATTTACAAGATATTCTCCTCCAAGGACAGCAAGCACAGAAAGATGGACAAGGAGACTAAGAGAGTGGTGGTTCAGCATACCGGCGGCTCCTGTAGTTcttgaaagagaaaaggaggacaagaagaagaagtaa
- the LOC7493520 gene encoding transcription factor BEE 3 isoform X2: MADFTADLQSFRPPFPFLDIDPSMVALSQFTEVSQAILDNPSVNNIHSFMPFTSDNFFSHQAPEFPGNLAEGFAGIFHQNDQNVMPVSQPFTTPGNESEFQESKKRKAMDVSESSSMNSSPQVSESGSKRRNSSRRGKGVKSNEDGKPKDVVHVRARRGQATDSHSLAERVRRGKINERLRCLQDIVPGCYKTMGMAVMLDEIINYVQSLQNQVEFLSMKLTAASTFYDFNAETDAIETMQRAKAQEAKELQRAMREGSGGFAHIHSTWSL; this comes from the exons ATGGCTGATTTCACAGCAGATTTGCAAAGCTTTAGGCCACCATTTCCTTTCTTAGATATTGATCCAAGCATGGTGGCGTTAAGCCAATTCACAGAAGTAAGTCAAGCCATCCTAGATAATCCAAGCGTGAATAATATTCATAGCTTCATGCCTTTCACTAGTGACAACTTCTTCAGCCATCAAGCACCAGAATTCCCTGGAAACTTAGCGGAAGGTTTTGCTGGTATTTTCCATCAAAACGACCAGAACGTTATGCCAGTTTCTCAGCCCTTTACCACACCTGGAAATGAAAGCGAATTCCAAGAAAGCAAGAAGAGAAAGGCAATGGATGTGTCTGAAAGCAGTTCTATGAACTCATCTCCTCAAGTTTCTGAGAGTGGGAGTAAGAGGAGAAAT AGCTCAAGAAGGGGAAAGGGAGTGAAAAGCAATGAGGATGGGAAACCAAAAGACGTTGTTCATGTTAGAGCTAGGAGAGGTCAAGCCACTGATAGCCACAGTTTAGCAGAAAGG GTTAGAAGAGGAAAAATCAATGAAAGATTAAGATGCTTGCAAGATATAGTGCCTGGCTGCTACAAG ACCATGGGCATGGCAGTAATGTTGGATGAGATAATTAATTATGTCCAGTCCTTGCAAAATCAAGTTGAG TTTCTATCCATGAAGCTCACTGCAGCAAGCACATTCTACGACTTCAACGCGGAAACAGATGCTATTGAAACAATGCAG AGGGCAAAAGCACAGGAGGCAAAAGAGCTGCAAAGAGCTATGAGAGAAGGATCCGGAGGGTTTGCTCACATCCACTCAACATGGTCCCTCTGA